From the bacterium genome, the window TTTAATTTAAATATTCTATAAGATTTTAGATGATAAAAAATTTATTTATTTTTATAGAACTTTTCAATTAATGAAACAGCCTCTTCTGGTTCATCCACAATTTTAAAAATTTTTAAATCATTTTTATCTATGTATCCTCTTTTTAAAGGAACTTCTGTAAGCCAGTTTAAGAAACCTTTCCAGAAATATTTATCCATAAGAATGACAGGGAATTTATGGATTCTTCCTGTTTGTATAAGAGTTATTGCTTCTGTAAATTCATCAAGAGTACCAAAGCCACCGGGAAAAATAATAAAACCTTTAGTGTATTTAACAAACATAACTTTTCTCGTGAAAAAATATCTGAAATATATTAAAGTTTTTATATAAGGATTTGGTTTTTGTTCCTTTGGTAGTTCAATATTAAGACCTATAGATTCCCCTCCACCTAATATTGCTCCTTTGTTTCCCGCTTCCATAATTCCAGGTCCGCCACCGGTTATTATAGTATAGCCCTTTTCAGCAAGTAATTTTGCTGTTTTTACCGCATTTTTATACCATTTATCATTTTCTTTTATTCTCGCTGAACCCCATATTGTTATTGCTTTTTCAACTTTTTCAAGAGTTTCAAACCCATCCACAAATTCCGCCATAATTCTAAAAATTCTCCATGCTTCTTCTTCATACTTATTCTTTTTCAT encodes:
- a CDS encoding TIGR00730 family Rossman fold protein, whose amino-acid sequence is MKKNKYEEEAWRIFRIMAEFVDGFETLEKVEKAITIWGSARIKENDKWYKNAVKTAKLLAEKGYTIITGGGPGIMEAGNKGAILGGGESIGLNIELPKEQKPNPYIKTLIYFRYFFTRKVMFVKYTKGFIIFPGGFGTLDEFTEAITLIQTGRIHKFPVILMDKYFWKGFLNWLTEVPLKRGYIDKNDLKIFKIVDEPEEAVSLIEKFYKNK